Proteins from a single region of Hermetia illucens chromosome 3, iHerIll2.2.curated.20191125, whole genome shotgun sequence:
- the LOC119652522 gene encoding ABC transporter G family member 23, which translates to MTAVEVRNGYKFYGRAKDPNKKIILNYLNMNVAHGSIYGLLGASGCGKTTLLSCLVGQRQLSSGQIRVLGMKPGNPGSGVPGPRIGYMPQEIALVEEMTVKETIFYFGRIYGLDDDEVQDRYKILRDLLELPPSGQLVRKCSGGQKRRVSFACAMVHEPELLILDEPTVGLDPILREKIWQFLIEKTKNSKLAVIITTHYIEEARQADCIGLMRNGILLAEDTPTNIMIRFESNSIEDAFLLLSQRQGTSEEADRRTFIREKLSAIASPDLKEKNDDVIIPEIERKDSIRRSKCSQDRKVELRNKIFFTSKSRMKALLTKNLVQLTRQPSGIIFMFLFPILQLSCFYLAIGNDPKDLNLGVVNYEIDDPKYCFNESLVTALSAEDTCNFHKISCRYINGFDSTLAKKVYYKTTEEALLAAKRTDVIGYIEFARNFSESMQRIIDDGRFTDEESFMSSELKVRIDMSNQQIAFFVERRLREVYQQFIEGLMVDCKLPKNLGNIPVQFRDPIFGSFHEEYREFIAPGVVMTIIFFLATLITAAVFITERSDGIWDRTLVAGISTFEMLVAHIFLQSGIMFFQCLEVIFYIALVFDVTNHGDNLSVIILLTLTGFSGMLFGLLISVYCKTHTMANFVATGAFYPMIMLCGLLWPIEGMPGILRDVALLFPFTIPTVSVRNILSKGWSITNYQVYNGFLIMLLWITLLFICCIIGLRRKG; encoded by the exons tTATGGGTTACTTGGAGCATCTGGCTGTGGTAAAACAACACTTCTATCATGTCTCGTAGGACAGCGTCAATTAAGCAGCGGTCAAATTCGTGTGCTAGGCATGAAACCTGGAAATCCTGGGAGTGGTGTACCTGGACCCAGAATAGGATATATGCCACAA GAAATCGCTCTTGTGGAAGAAATGACTGTAAAAGAGACAATTTTCTACTTTGGTCGTATATATGGGCTAGATGATGACGAGGTTCAAGACAGATATAAAATACTGCGAGACCTTCTTGAACTACCTCCTTCAGGCCAACTAGTTCGTAAATGCAGTGGTGGGCAGAAGAGACGAGTTTCGTTTGCCTGTGCAATGGTACATGAACCGGAGCTTCTTATCCTGGATGAACCCACGGTTGGATTGGATCCCATACTTAGAGAAAA AATTTGGCAGTTTTTAAtcgaaaaaacaaagaatagtaAATTGGCTGTGATCATAACAACACATTATATTGAGGAGGCTCGGCAAGCAGATTGT ATCGGTCTGATGAGAAATGGCATTTTACTTGCTGAAGACACTCCAACAAATATCATGATCCGATTTGAAAGTAACTCCATTGAAGATGCTTTTCTTCTTTTGAGTCAACGGCAGGGAACATCAGAGGAGGCTGATCGTAGGACATTCATCAGAGAAAAACTGTCAGCAATTGCTTCACCTGACCTAAAGGAAAaaaatgatgacgtcatcatccctgAGATAGAAAGAAAGGACTCTATTAGGAGGAGCAAGTGCTCACAGGATCGAAAAGTCGAACTACgaaataaaatctttttcacATCGAAAAGTCGAATGAAAGCTTTACTAACGAAAAACTTGGTCCAATTAACGAGGCAACCATC TGGCATTatctttatgtttttatttCCTATTCTGCAACTATCATGTTTCTACCTAGCCATTGGTAACGATCCAAAAGATTTGAATTTGGGTGTAGTCAATTACGAAATTGACGACCCCAAATATTGCTTTAATGAATCTCTAGTCACTGCTTTGAGCGCTGAGGATACGTGTAATTTCCATAAAATCTCGTGTCGATATATAAATGGTTTCGATTCAACACTTGCGAAAAAG GTCTATTACAAAACAACCGAGGAAGCTCTCTTAGCGGCGAAACGAACGGATGTTATTGGTtatattgaatttgcaaggaatttCTCTGAATCAATGCAAAGAATAATCGATGATGGTCGCTTCACAGATGAGGAGTCGTTTATGAGTAGTGAGCTGAAAGTTCGAATTGATATGTCGA ATCAACAGATCGCCTTTTTCGTGGAACGTCGATTGCGGGAGGTCTACCAACAATTCATTGAAGGCTTGATGGTGGATTGTAAGCTACCTAAAAATTTGGGCAACATACCAGTTCAATTCCGAGATCCTATTTTCGGCTCGTTCCATGAGGAGTACAGGGAATTCATTGCACCAGGAGTTGTCATGAC AATTATTTTCTTCTTAGCTACCCTTATAACGGCCGCAGTTTTTATAACAGAACGATCAGATGGAATCTGGGACCGGACTTTAGTAGCAG GTATTTCGACTTTTGAAATGTTGGTGGCACACATCTTTCTACAATCAGGGATCATGTTCTTTCAATGTTTGGAAGTTATATTCTACATAGCTCTTGTTTTCGACGTTACAAACCACGGTGATAACCTCTCCGTTATTATTCTTCTTACGTTAACTGGATTTTCAGGAATGCTTTTTG GTCTTTTAATATCTGTCTACTGTAAGACCCATACTATGGCGAATTTCGTAGCAACCGGGGCTTTCTATCCAATGATCATGTTATGTGGACTCCTGTGGCCCATTGAAGGAATGCCAGGAATCTTACGCGATGTAGCTTTACTATTCCCATTCACAATACCCACAGTATCAGTGCGAAATATTCTCTCGAAAGGATGGTCCATCACAAACTACCAAGTGTACAATGGTTTCTTGATAATGTTATTGTGGATAACGTTATTGTTTATATGTTGTATAATCGGTTTGAGGCGAAAAGGTTAA
- the LOC119651716 gene encoding serine/arginine repetitive matrix protein 2, whose translation MHAGVDLILVDKIVNEVKSQGVFDQFRKDSMADVDTKPAYQNLRQRVETSVGKFLADQKWKSDLNKFQLREKLRKYIVEAGFLDTGVERIVDQVVNPKISTVFQPKIEDIAYKYLGIEKPHTSPQTQCLNGSLDIKTDLLPTDLEAVSPDSDKTKSESKEDIFNESNEDKNEEFESPPFEPIESVVVSTSLKKDDSDNSHLSGISGLTSQDSVSSEHKAESPVAKFAVSADTQPESELSEVSSNSRLSIVTNEDNSQNEKPMVKKPADVDISEEAQMPKFSENSEEANTQHDLHFDIKREDIKFEGTERKVDGNLFSFSHRDVMDIKREDDQLELDIKSECKIDPHFKSEEACAKSQHDSQIKTEDALGDSISTKHSLTNEDDKRGSAAVDMSLSENDSSGGSNSTGSRSRNKHSLDLHSNGSRSGSFRPRPPSPPNDCMLQKPPSPNYYMLPAPPPPPTPPPPPPPGDDLYMHPPLPPSEPQLSSKPPSPPRMPPLPSTPPPPPGEEPPLPGIPLRKQSPPNIQPASPPLPPPKEEYPIMRHQPSSPERTYQHDSKALASFSSKGAAMVRTPPSSPPETTGTKEFDYTSPEQKSNSASGPFSSTPLSPSLQQRTGSPKHFRYERESDIRSKYEAAATPSKSGLHRPPSPKYKPPSPPSPPRQKIGSPQYTQRYDYRPPSPKQQHSASPNQLSQLEDVSSPLNEDYANSPSPPPYEELRPNSPTSFDLKSISSKETSFSLSETSQNETMSKPPSPFSPKDKVNSSKDQEATKQSASPQSKSKTDQPLKPPSTPPQSKSSSKSENRSSKSSSHHSHHHKSSKSSKDDKSSSKSHSHRSSSSSSRNHTSSSSHRSADEKKRSSSSSSSSKHKSKSDSRDKERDKDKNRKKDDHSSARHKERRRKSTDSNDGDSHRHGSKHGSSRHGHERSSHSTTKESTSNSNSSGNFSSNSNSCNDPAQGHSSAISRSKTSKDSHRSSGKDEDLRFFIISEEERRNTEALLSKLNATIGTNSTPAYLLDCDEDVQDAVKHLTENVINVQDDKSIRDVSKYTVTYLNSDLSTPKPAQMYFQDKIMKTSNGKWPIMNNVSRKRKANSPSRTVYKMLTPSNDKRRNETCLIIDCIEYDKPHKMSCLTEDRVNVSPTSSDISVSSKENECIDTKMKNISQNTKNGKMIKAEGIVRIEKSNNNNGFKIKNQRYSSEDLYKPRPLLSQRPRRRELLGDADPA comes from the exons ATGCACGCCGGCGTCGATCTTATACTCGTTGACAAAATTGTCAATGAGGTAAAATCACAGGGAGTTTTTGACCAGTTCCGGAAAGATTCAATGGCCGACGTTGATACCAAGCCCGCCTACCAGAACCTACGGCAGCGTGTGGAAACATCGGTTGGGAAATTCCTTGCGGATCAAAAGTGGAAAAGTGATTTGAACAAATTCCAGTTACGggaaaaattgaggaaatacATTGTGGA AGCTGGATTTCTGGACACCGGCGTAGAGCGGATTGTCGACCAAGTAGTAAACCCGAAAATCTCGACAGTCTTCCAGCCAAAGATCGAAGATATCGCCTACAAGTACTTAGGCATCGAGAAACCGCATACCTCACCGCAAACACAGTGCCTAAATGGCAGCCTTGACATCAAAACTGATTTGTTACCTACAGACTTGGAGGCAGTCAGTCCTGATTCGGATAAGACAAAGTCCGAGTCAAAGGAGGACATCTTCAATGAATCAAACGAAGACAAAAACGAGGAGTTTGAGTCACCTCCATTTGAACCAATCGAAAGCGTTGTGGTGTCGACTTCCCTAAAAAAGGACGACAGTGACAACTCGCATTTGTCTGGAATCAGTGGACTCACTTCACAAGACTCCGTTTCGAGCGAACACAAAGCGGAAAGTCCCGTCGCAAAATTCGCTGTGAGTGCAGATACGCAGCCTGAGTCGGAACTTTCAGAAGTTTCAAGCAACAGCAGGCTCTCGATTGTCACGAACGAAGATAACAGCCAGAATGAGAAGCCAATGGTGAAGAAACCCGCGGATGTCGATATCTCCGAGGAAGCTCAAATGCCTAAGTTCAGCGAGAACTCGGAAGAGGCAAACACACAGCATGATTTGCATTTCGATATAAAACGAGAGGACATCAAATTTGAAG GTACCGAACGGAAGGTTGACGGCAACTTATTCAGTTTCTCTCATCGTGACGTAATGGACATTAAACGTGAGGACGATCAACTCGAACTTGACATCAAATCTGAATGTAAAATTGATCCCCATTTTAAATCGGAGGAAGCATGTGCTAAATCCCAGCACGATTCGCAAATTAAAACCGAAGACGCATTGGGCGATTCCATTTCAACCAAGCATTCCTTAACGAACGAAGATGACAAGCGCGGATCTGCTGCGGTAGATATGAGCCTTTCGGAAAACGACTCATCTGGCGGTTCGAATTCAACGGGCTCCAGATCGAGGAACAAGCATTCGTTGGACTTGCATTCTAATGGAAGTCGAAGCGGATCATTTCGGCCCAGGCCACCATCTCCACCTAACGATTGTATGCTGCAAAAACCACCTTCACCAAACTATTATATGCTGCCGGCTCCACCACCACCGCCGACTCCCCCTCCACCTCCTCCGCCAGGGGATGATTTATATATGCATCCTCCATTGCCGCCATCAGAGCCTCAACTGTCATCTAAACCACCGTCTCCTCCTCGTATGCCACCGCTCCCATCAACACCACCTCCTCCACCGGGAGAGGAACCTCCATTACCCGGTATACCACTACGAAAGCAATCTCCCCCAAATATACAGCCGGCTTCACCACCGCTTCCTCCTCCAAAAGAAGAATATCCGATAATGAGACATCAGCCGTCCTCGCCTGAAAGAACGTATCAGCATGATTCGAAGGCGCTTGCTTCGTTTTCTAGTAAGGGGGCCGCAATGGTGAGAACACCTCCGTCTTCTCCGCCAGAAACAACTGGCACCAAGGAATTCGACTATACATCACCTGAACAGAAAAGTAATTCAGCATCAGGGCCATTCTCCTCGACCCCTTTATCTCCATCTCTCCAACAAAGAACTGGCTCCCCCAAACATTTTCGTTATGAACGAGAATCTGACATTCGATCGAAATACGAGGCTGCCGCAACTCCGAGCAAATCCGGATTACACCGACCTCCGTCACCGAAATACAAACCTCCTTCTCCACCGTCTCCTCCGAGGCAGAAGATTGGTTCTCCACAATATACGCAGAGGTATGATTACCGCCCTCCTTCTCCAAAGCAGCAACATTCTGCATCGCCCAATCAGCTTTCTCAGTTAGAGGACGTGTCGTCTCCATTGAATGAGGACTACGCTAACTCACCTTCACCGCCGCCATATGAAGAGCTTCGTCCTAACTCACCTACATCCTTCGATCTGAAGTCAATTTCATCCAAAGAGACAAGTTTCTCGCTCTCTGAAACATCTCAGAACGAAACTATGTCTAAGCCACCATCTCCATTCTCTCCGAAAGACAAAGTCAATTCTTCAAAAGATCAGGAGGCAACAAAACAATCAGCGTCACCACAAAGCAAGTCGAAGACAGACCAACCTTTAAAGCCCCCATCCACCCCACCGCAATCTAAATCCAGCTCAAAGAGCGAAAATCGAAGTTCGAAAAGTTCCAGTCATCACTCCCATCATCATAAATCATCCAAATCGTCGAAAGACGACAAAAGTTCCAGTAAAAGTCATTCCCATAGATCTTCTAGTTCGTCATCTCGCAATCACACTTCGTCATCATCTCATCGATCAGCAGATGAAAAAAAACGTTCCAGTTCATCTTCATCGTCAAGCAAGCACAAATCGAAATCTGATAGTCGTGATAAGGAGCGAGATAAGGATAAGAATCGGAAAAAGGACGACCATTCTTCCGCGCGACACAAAGAACGTAGAAGGAAGTCAACGGATTCTAACGATGGAGACAGTCATAGGCATGGCTCGAAACATGGAAGCAGTCGTCACGGACATGAAAGATCATCTCACAGTACAACTAAAGAGTCAACTTCTAATTCAAATTCATCAGGAAATTTTTCATCGAACA GTAATTCCTGCAACGATCCTGCTCAAGGTCACTCCTCAGCGATATCTCGTTCTAAAACAAGCAAAGACTCACATCGTAGTTCTGGCAAAGATGAAGATTTGAGATTTTTCATAATTTCTGAAGAAGAAAGACGAAATACAGAAGCTCTATTATCTAAATTAAACGCCACAATTGGAACCAATTCAACTCCAGCATATTTACTGGACTGCGATGAAGACGTGCAAGACGCAGTCAAACATCTAACCGAAAATGTGATCAATGTCCAAGACGACAAGTCTATTCGCGACGTTTCCAAGTACACAGTTACTTACCTCAATTCCGATTTGTCTACCCCGAAGCCAGCTCAAATGTATTTTCAAGACAAAATCATGAAAACATCCAATGGCAAATGGCCAATAATGAACAATGTCTCACGCAAACGCAAAGCTAACAGTCCTTCTAGGACGGTTTATAAAATGCTGACTCCATCGAATGATAAGCGGCGTAATGAAACTTGTCTCATTATTGACTGCATCGAGTATGATAAGCCTCACAAGATGTCCTGCCTTACCGAAGACCGCGTCAACGTCTCGCCAACTTCTTCGGATATAAGCGTTAGTTCCAAGGAAAATGAATGTATTGATACGAAAATGAAGAACATATCGCAGAATACCAAGAATGGAAAAATGATTAAAG ctGAAGGTATTGTAAGGATTGAAAAATCTAACAACAATAAtggattcaaaataaaaaatcaacgaTACTCAAGCGAAGATTTATATAAACCGAGACCGTTACTAAGTCAACGTCCAAGAAGGCGAGAACTTCTGGGAGATGCAGATCCTGCATAA